The following are encoded together in the Acinetobacter radioresistens DSM 6976 = NBRC 102413 = CIP 103788 genome:
- a CDS encoding VOC family protein → MTIQIEKIHHVAYRCKDAKETVEWYKKNLNMDFILAFAEDHVPSTKAFDPYMHLFLDAGNGNVLAFFELPTQPEMGRDENTPKWVQHIALKVKDRTALEAAKAHLEANGVDVLGITNHGIFHSIYFFDPNGHRLELAYDDEKAPQKIAMITEEMKYEMLEEWSKTKRAPHHTHFLHADELDQTTA, encoded by the coding sequence ATGACTATTCAAATCGAAAAAATTCACCATGTGGCCTATCGCTGTAAAGATGCTAAAGAAACCGTCGAATGGTATAAGAAAAACCTGAACATGGATTTTATTCTGGCATTTGCCGAAGACCATGTACCTTCTACCAAAGCTTTTGACCCTTATATGCACCTGTTTTTAGATGCCGGGAATGGTAATGTTCTTGCTTTTTTTGAACTGCCAACCCAGCCAGAAATGGGCCGCGACGAAAATACACCAAAATGGGTCCAGCATATTGCATTGAAAGTTAAAGACCGTACAGCTCTTGAAGCCGCCAAAGCACATCTAGAGGCAAATGGTGTAGATGTACTCGGTATTACTAACCACGGCATTTTCCATTCAATTTATTTCTTTGATCCAAACGGTCACCGTTTGGAGCTGGCTTATGATGATGAAAAAGCCCCGCAGAAAATTGCCATGATTACTGAAGAAATGAAATATGAGATGCTAGAAGAATGGAGTAAAACCAAGCGTGCGCCTCATCATACTCATTTTTTGCATGCTGACGAACTGGATCAAACTACCGCTTAA
- the fahA gene encoding fumarylacetoacetase: MTTQLKSFIDVAPDSDFPIQNLPYGIFSETADGKRRAGVALGEYVVDLAVLEQAGLLTIEAGRNYFDQSTLNQFIESGRDQWTQVRSTLQFLLSSTNPELRDNSELCEKAFFKRSEVVLHLPVHIPGYTDFYSSKEHATNVGCMFRDPKNALLPNWSELPVGYNGRASSVVVSGTDIVRPSGQVKLPSEERPVFTACRKLDFELETAFIIGKPNQLGEPISIENAWDHIFGMVLFNDWSARDIQQWEYVPLGPFNAKTFASSISPWIVTLDALQPFKTNSPEQEPRPLAYLREDNSANSYDIQLSVELQAAGQVQADVICQTNFKYMYWSMAQQLTHHTISGCNVQVGDLMGSGTISGPTPDSYGSLLELTWNTTKPLTLSNGEQRSFLQDGDTLVMKGYCEKDGLRIGFGEVSGKVLPAVQFDFNTDESEVEQHEAV; this comes from the coding sequence ATGACGACACAACTTAAATCATTCATCGATGTTGCACCAGATTCAGATTTCCCGATTCAGAACCTGCCTTATGGTATTTTTAGTGAAACAGCTGATGGAAAACGTCGCGCCGGTGTTGCACTAGGTGAGTATGTAGTAGATCTGGCAGTACTTGAACAGGCTGGCTTACTCACTATTGAAGCAGGCAGAAACTATTTTGATCAGTCAACCTTAAATCAGTTTATTGAGTCTGGACGTGATCAGTGGACTCAAGTTCGCTCTACCCTGCAATTCCTTCTTTCCAGTACAAATCCAGAACTACGTGATAATAGCGAACTGTGTGAAAAAGCCTTCTTTAAACGCTCAGAAGTAGTGCTACATTTGCCAGTCCACATTCCCGGCTATACCGATTTCTATTCTTCAAAAGAGCATGCTACCAATGTTGGCTGTATGTTCCGTGATCCCAAGAATGCCTTGCTTCCTAACTGGTCAGAACTTCCGGTCGGCTATAATGGTCGTGCCAGCTCAGTAGTAGTTAGTGGTACAGATATAGTTCGCCCGTCGGGCCAGGTTAAACTGCCAAGTGAAGAACGCCCTGTATTCACTGCCTGTCGCAAGCTCGACTTTGAACTGGAAACCGCTTTTATTATTGGCAAACCAAACCAGCTGGGCGAACCGATCTCCATTGAAAATGCCTGGGACCATATTTTTGGAATGGTACTGTTTAATGACTGGTCAGCACGTGATATTCAGCAATGGGAATATGTACCACTTGGTCCATTTAATGCCAAAACGTTTGCTTCCTCTATTTCACCGTGGATTGTCACGCTAGACGCCCTGCAACCTTTCAAGACCAACAGTCCGGAACAGGAACCACGTCCATTGGCTTATCTGCGTGAAGACAACAGTGCCAACAGTTACGATATCCAGCTTTCTGTTGAACTTCAGGCAGCCGGACAGGTACAGGCCGATGTGATCTGCCAAACCAACTTTAAATATATGTACTGGTCAATGGCCCAGCAACTGACTCACCATACGATTTCTGGCTGTAACGTTCAGGTCGGTGACTTGATGGGTTCAGGTACCATTTCTGGCCCTACCCCCGATTCTTATGGCTCCCTGCTGGAGCTTACCTGGAATACGACCAAGCCACTTACACTCTCAAATGGCGAACAGCGCAGTTTCTTACAAGATGGCGATACCCTGGTCATGAAAGGCTACTGTGAAAAAGATGGTCTGCGTATCGGTTTTGGTGAGGTAAGCGGCAAGGTACTGCCAGCTGTCCAGTTTGATTTTAATACTGATGAATCAGAGGTAGAGCAACATGAAGCTGTATAG
- a CDS encoding choline transporter translates to MANKTVGQPRDSLNKVVFYVSASLILLFSTITILFNEQANYVITAVLNWVSSTFSWYYLLAATLYMVFVIFIACSRYGNIKLGPKHSKPEFSLLSWSAMLFSAGIGIDLMFFSVAEPLSHYINPPVGTGETYAAARQSMVWTMFHYGLTGWCMYALIGMSLAYFSYRYNLPLTIRSALYPIFGKRINGALGHTVDTAAVLGTIFGIATTCGIGVVQLNYGLHVLLGLPENLWVQTLLILVAVIICIISVTSGVNKGLRILSEVNIYVSVGLLIFILLLGNTQFLLNALIQNFGDYLSQFPKLTLESFAFEQPTEWMQSWTLFFWAWWVAWSPFVGLFLARISRGRTIREFVCGTLIIPLLFTMTWLSIFGNSALHSVIFEGNIQLAETVIANPAHGFYDLLAQYPGFPFIASVATITGLLFYVTSADSGALVLGNFTTKFTHIDHDSPRWLSIFWSVAIGLLTLAMLMANGITALQNATIIMGLPFSFVIFLVMAGLYKSLRLEDFRQASTSMNAAPVVGNVDIFNWKKRLNRVMHHPGTTETKRMLDEVCLPAMQAVADELMKRGVEASVEQKLLEDELPLYHLDIIIHLEQEQNFIYQIWPIRYITPNFSERGKRGKRHYYRLESYLYEGSQGNDLVGYSREQVINDILDKYERHMMFLHINRISPGTRPLFPDPDA, encoded by the coding sequence ATGGCGAATAAAACAGTCGGGCAGCCGAGGGACAGCCTGAACAAGGTGGTCTTTTACGTTTCTGCTTCACTCATTCTACTGTTCTCTACTATTACTATTTTATTTAATGAACAGGCAAATTATGTTATTACAGCTGTACTAAATTGGGTATCCAGTACATTTAGCTGGTATTACCTCCTCGCAGCTACCTTGTATATGGTCTTTGTTATTTTTATTGCCTGTTCACGTTATGGCAATATTAAACTTGGACCCAAGCATTCAAAGCCGGAATTCAGTCTGCTCAGCTGGTCAGCAATGCTGTTCTCTGCCGGAATCGGTATCGATCTGATGTTTTTTTCAGTGGCTGAACCACTGTCACACTATATTAATCCACCAGTAGGTACGGGCGAAACTTATGCAGCTGCGCGGCAGAGTATGGTCTGGACCATGTTTCACTATGGCTTGACTGGCTGGTGTATGTATGCCCTGATCGGTATGTCACTGGCTTATTTCAGCTATCGCTATAATTTGCCTTTAACCATTCGTTCTGCGCTTTATCCCATCTTTGGTAAAAGAATTAATGGTGCCTTGGGTCATACGGTCGATACGGCTGCGGTACTGGGAACAATTTTTGGTATAGCTACCACTTGTGGTATTGGTGTTGTACAGCTTAACTATGGCTTACACGTACTTCTTGGCCTGCCAGAGAATTTATGGGTCCAAACTCTGCTAATTCTAGTGGCTGTAATTATCTGTATTATCTCGGTCACGTCTGGTGTAAATAAAGGTTTGCGGATACTTTCCGAAGTCAACATTTATGTGTCAGTGGGTTTGCTTATTTTTATATTGCTGTTGGGCAATACCCAGTTCCTGCTGAATGCCCTAATTCAAAATTTCGGCGATTATCTTAGCCAGTTTCCAAAACTTACTTTGGAGAGTTTTGCCTTTGAACAGCCAACAGAGTGGATGCAGAGCTGGACACTGTTTTTCTGGGCTTGGTGGGTGGCATGGTCTCCTTTTGTAGGTCTGTTTCTGGCACGTATTTCTCGAGGGCGCACCATTCGTGAATTCGTCTGTGGCACCCTGATCATTCCTTTGCTGTTTACCATGACTTGGCTATCTATCTTTGGTAACAGCGCCCTTCATAGTGTAATTTTTGAAGGCAATATTCAGCTTGCCGAGACAGTAATTGCCAACCCGGCCCATGGTTTTTATGATTTGCTGGCCCAGTATCCGGGCTTTCCATTTATTGCTTCAGTGGCCACTATTACTGGTCTCTTGTTCTATGTGACTTCAGCCGATTCAGGGGCGCTGGTGCTGGGGAACTTTACAACGAAATTTACCCACATTGACCATGATTCACCCCGCTGGCTCAGCATTTTCTGGTCAGTTGCGATTGGCCTGCTTACACTGGCAATGCTGATGGCAAACGGTATTACAGCCCTACAAAATGCCACTATTATTATGGGACTACCCTTTAGCTTTGTAATTTTTCTGGTTATGGCCGGTTTATATAAATCATTACGTCTGGAAGATTTCCGGCAAGCCAGTACCAGTATGAACGCCGCTCCTGTGGTGGGCAATGTCGATATTTTTAACTGGAAAAAACGTCTGAACCGGGTTATGCACCATCCGGGAACTACCGAAACCAAGCGTATGCTGGATGAGGTCTGTTTGCCCGCCATGCAGGCTGTAGCAGATGAACTGATGAAACGGGGTGTTGAAGCCAGTGTAGAACAAAAACTGCTTGAAGATGAACTGCCGCTTTATCATCTGGATATTATTATTCATTTAGAACAGGAACAGAATTTTATTTATCAGATCTGGCCGATACGCTACATCACACCCAACTTTAGTGAACGTGGCAAACGTGGTAAACGCCACTATTACCGTCTGGAAAGCTATCTCTATGAAGGCTCCCAAGGAAATGACCTGGTTGGTTACAGTCGCGAACAGGTGATTAACGATATTCTGGATAAATATGAACGTCATATGATGTTCCTGCACATTAACCGGATTAGTCCGGGTACACGGCCACTTTTCCCAGATCCAGATGCTTAA
- the betB gene encoding betaine-aldehyde dehydrogenase: MSKFNLQRPYIHGQFTDSSSPDVFKTINPANGEVLAEVQVCTKDDIDRAVVSAQNGQKIWAAMSLIERSRILARAVSILRERNDELAVLESLDSGKAYSETSTVDIVTGADVLEYYAGILPMLEGQQIPLREGSFAYTRREPLGVVAGIGAWNYPIQIALWKSAPALAAGNAMVFKASETTPLTTLKLAEIYTEAGVPAGVFNVVTGAGEIGQYLTEHPDIQKISFTGGVETGKKVMASAAGSSLKDVTMELGGKSPLIICENADLNLAADIAMMANFFSSGQVCTNGTRVFIPKKLQSAFETKLLERIPYIRIGDPLKPDTNFGPLASFPHMQKVLDFIERGKQQGARVLTGGHRLTANELAKGAFVAPTIFTDCHDEMEVVQQEIFGPVMSILNYENEEEVIQRANDTHYGLAAGVVSSDLAQAHRMIHQLEAGICWINTWGESPAQMPVGGYKQSGVGRENGIQTLQNYTQLKSVQVELQPFQSIFKA; this comes from the coding sequence ATGTCGAAGTTCAATCTGCAACGTCCATACATCCACGGACAATTTACAGACAGTTCTTCTCCTGATGTTTTTAAGACCATTAACCCGGCCAATGGTGAAGTTCTGGCAGAGGTTCAAGTCTGTACCAAAGATGATATTGACCGGGCAGTTGTTTCTGCACAAAACGGTCAGAAAATCTGGGCAGCTATGAGCTTGATTGAACGTTCACGTATTTTGGCAAGAGCAGTCAGCATCTTACGTGAACGTAATGATGAGCTTGCAGTGCTTGAGAGCCTCGACAGTGGCAAGGCATATAGTGAAACTTCAACGGTCGATATCGTGACTGGAGCTGATGTACTTGAATATTATGCTGGAATTTTACCGATGCTTGAAGGGCAGCAGATTCCATTGCGTGAGGGTTCATTTGCCTACACCCGCCGTGAACCATTAGGGGTGGTAGCAGGGATTGGGGCTTGGAATTATCCAATTCAGATTGCCTTATGGAAATCTGCCCCAGCTTTAGCTGCCGGAAATGCAATGGTATTTAAGGCCAGTGAAACTACACCACTGACGACCCTGAAACTGGCTGAAATTTATACTGAGGCTGGCGTGCCAGCCGGTGTCTTTAATGTTGTAACTGGTGCGGGAGAAATCGGGCAGTATCTGACGGAACATCCTGATATTCAGAAAATCTCGTTTACCGGTGGGGTAGAAACCGGCAAGAAAGTTATGGCATCAGCAGCAGGTTCTTCTTTAAAAGATGTAACGATGGAACTGGGTGGGAAATCACCTCTGATTATTTGTGAAAATGCCGATCTGAATCTGGCTGCCGATATCGCGATGATGGCAAACTTTTTCAGTTCAGGTCAGGTGTGTACTAACGGTACTCGGGTATTTATTCCTAAAAAGTTACAGTCAGCTTTTGAAACAAAGCTTCTGGAGCGGATTCCATATATCCGGATAGGAGATCCCTTGAAACCTGATACCAATTTTGGTCCGCTTGCCAGTTTTCCTCATATGCAGAAAGTCTTGGACTTTATTGAGCGCGGTAAGCAGCAGGGTGCACGTGTATTAACTGGGGGGCATCGGCTTACTGCAAATGAACTGGCCAAAGGTGCTTTCGTTGCACCCACTATTTTTACTGACTGTCATGACGAGATGGAGGTTGTGCAGCAGGAAATTTTCGGGCCGGTCATGAGTATCTTGAATTATGAGAATGAAGAAGAAGTCATTCAGCGCGCTAACGATACCCATTACGGACTTGCCGCGGGAGTAGTAAGTTCAGATCTGGCACAGGCACATCGAATGATTCATCAACTTGAAGCCGGAATCTGCTGGATCAATACGTGGGGAGAATCGCCTGCACAAATGCCTGTTGGAGGATACAAACAGTCTGGTGTAGGCCGTGAGAATGGTATCCAGACCCTGCAAAATTATACCCAGCTCAAATCGGTACAGGTAGAACTGCAACCATTTCAGTCTATTTTCAAAGCCTGA
- a CDS encoding pirin family protein yields the protein MNAYLHRSENRGHVQAGWLDTRHSFSFGQWYDPKYMGVSALRVINDDRIAAHNGFGTHAHDNMEILTCVLSGTISHRDSMGNEGQIHAGEWQLMSAGHGVQHSEINNHDEPVHLLQIWIHPNIKNAEPNYQQISLDPGKHPDQWHLIAGPEANAPMHIRQDAEVKTAVLQKDASLEIAAKHKINYVHVIEGCVQIGEYTVNAGDALVFEAETEVKALADSRMIWFDLP from the coding sequence ATGAATGCTTATTTACACCGCAGTGAAAACCGGGGTCATGTGCAGGCAGGCTGGCTCGACACAAGACACAGCTTTTCCTTTGGTCAGTGGTATGATCCAAAATACATGGGTGTCAGTGCATTACGTGTTATCAATGACGACCGGATTGCGGCCCATAATGGCTTTGGTACGCATGCCCATGACAATATGGAAATTTTAACCTGTGTCCTGTCTGGAACTATTTCTCATCGCGACAGTATGGGTAATGAAGGCCAGATTCATGCCGGTGAATGGCAACTCATGAGTGCAGGCCACGGCGTTCAGCACAGTGAAATCAATAATCATGATGAGCCCGTACATCTGCTCCAGATCTGGATTCATCCTAATATCAAAAATGCTGAGCCAAATTATCAACAGATCAGTCTGGACCCGGGCAAACATCCTGACCAGTGGCATCTGATTGCCGGACCAGAAGCAAATGCACCAATGCACATACGCCAAGATGCAGAGGTTAAAACTGCTGTCTTGCAAAAAGATGCTTCTCTAGAGATTGCTGCAAAGCATAAGATCAACTATGTTCATGTAATTGAAGGCTGTGTGCAAATTGGTGAATATACCGTAAATGCCGGTGATGCTTTAGTTTTCGAAGCTGAAACTGAAGTTAAAGCCCTAGCAGACAGCCGCATGATCTGGTTTGATTTACCTTAA
- the betI gene encoding transcriptional regulator BetI has protein sequence MPKVGMQPIRRQQLIDATLEAINELGLAEASISQIAKRAGVSTGIISHYFKDKHGLIFATMQYLLAQLETAVAQALSQTEASPKARLMAIVRGNFSPSQINQAAMKTWLAFWSVSLYQPDLHELQQVNEQWLYSSLKHEFCKCLDEKQAEDAALGLAALIDGFWLRGALSQTPLRIDETIRICEQYIDHKLVY, from the coding sequence ATGCCTAAAGTTGGAATGCAACCGATTCGTCGCCAACAACTGATTGATGCCACACTGGAAGCTATTAACGAGTTAGGCCTTGCTGAGGCTTCAATCTCCCAGATTGCCAAAAGAGCAGGTGTATCGACCGGTATTATCAGTCATTACTTTAAAGACAAGCATGGTCTTATTTTTGCCACCATGCAGTATTTGCTGGCGCAGCTGGAAACTGCAGTGGCACAGGCATTAAGCCAGACAGAAGCTTCTCCCAAAGCCCGGCTTATGGCCATTGTGCGGGGCAATTTTTCGCCCTCACAGATAAATCAGGCTGCCATGAAAACCTGGCTGGCTTTTTGGTCGGTTAGCTTATATCAACCGGATTTACATGAATTACAGCAAGTCAATGAGCAATGGCTGTATTCCAGCCTTAAACACGAATTTTGCAAGTGTCTGGATGAAAAACAGGCCGAAGATGCAGCTCTCGGACTTGCTGCACTGATCGATGGTTTTTGGTTACGCGGCGCATTAAGCCAGACACCGCTCAGGATCGATGAAACCATCCGGATCTGTGAGCAATACATCGATCACAAGCTTGTATATTAA
- a CDS encoding MarC family protein, whose product MNPDAIHSFALFFSLLNPFLMSIYMLGIIRTSEAKTFNTALITGSLISFMVFLLFAWGGETVFNQYLHVRFESFQIFGGLIFLVIGYRYVFEGAETIGVMRGAPEHLAGTIAMPFMIGPGTISAAVITGMKMSILETAAVIAFTLLLSCSLLILMKYAHDHLQKRSTRYVDMYTAIVGRLAALLIGTIAIDMVITGVVGIWTDMV is encoded by the coding sequence ATGAACCCAGATGCAATCCATTCATTTGCCCTGTTCTTTTCACTGCTCAATCCTTTCCTGATGAGCATTTATATGCTGGGAATTATCCGCACCTCTGAGGCAAAAACGTTTAATACAGCGCTGATTACAGGCAGTCTGATCAGTTTCATGGTTTTTCTGCTTTTTGCCTGGGGTGGTGAAACGGTATTTAACCAGTACCTACATGTGCGTTTTGAATCTTTCCAGATTTTTGGTGGCCTGATCTTCTTAGTAATTGGCTATCGGTATGTTTTTGAAGGTGCAGAAACTATCGGCGTTATGCGTGGAGCACCCGAGCATTTGGCCGGCACAATTGCCATGCCCTTTATGATCGGGCCAGGGACCATCAGTGCAGCAGTCATTACCGGTATGAAAATGTCTATACTAGAGACAGCGGCAGTCATTGCATTTACCCTGTTACTTAGTTGTAGCCTGCTGATCCTGATGAAATATGCACATGATCATTTACAGAAACGCTCGACCCGTTATGTAGATATGTACACTGCAATTGTCGGACGGCTGGCTGCCTTACTCATTGGTACAATTGCAATTGATATGGTGATTACTGGTGTAGTAGGAATCTGGACAGACATGGTTTAA
- a CDS encoding copper resistance system multicopper oxidase codes for MSIKLSQALLLGACLSSSTWLMAAVKEYHLTIDEQLVNVTGKPLKRITVNGKFPAPLLEFEEGDEAVIHVYNKLKNEDSSLHWHGLLLPALMDGVPSFNGFQGIKPGGHFEYRFKIRQNGTYWYHAHSKGQEQDGLYGAFVVYPKDHRPAAKHEQAERDYVVMLSDFHQSKSDQILNNLKKSAEYYQNRRETLGDIWQQVKREGWSATWKDRSMWNRMRMLKTDLSDVTGYTFLVNGKTPKQNWTGLFKSGEKVRLRFINASAMSFFDIRIPGLKMHVVSADGQPVQPVPVDEFRIGTAETYDAIVEPKDSHYQIEAESIDRTGFALASLHDQADSARPATRQPDAKPRALLTMADMGMQHGGHNNDMANQHAGHMSNSDAQGEIHSQMPVPGTDHAAMDHSKMMTSSKKQEAAEQRTMSDITEQRLSQSTTTPVYGWANASTPAGHKALTYADLKSLNPQSDQRQPEQELVIRLGGNMERYVWTMNGKKFTEAEPLQVKYGERIRLKFINDSMMAHPMHLHGMFMQLENGQPLANMPNKHTVIVPPGQTVTALLTADELGEWAIHCHLLYHMSAGMMNKLVVAQVGSATHTPAASHSSQGAGHAHH; via the coding sequence ATGTCTATAAAACTGAGTCAAGCCCTGTTACTGGGTGCCTGTCTGTCCTCATCCACCTGGTTAATGGCGGCAGTCAAGGAATATCATCTTACTATTGATGAACAGCTGGTGAATGTAACCGGCAAGCCACTAAAACGTATTACTGTAAATGGAAAATTTCCAGCTCCTTTACTCGAGTTTGAAGAAGGCGATGAAGCCGTAATTCATGTTTATAACAAGCTTAAAAATGAAGACTCTTCCTTACACTGGCATGGATTGTTATTGCCGGCTTTAATGGATGGTGTACCTAGCTTTAATGGATTTCAGGGTATTAAACCGGGTGGTCATTTTGAATACCGTTTCAAAATTCGTCAGAATGGAACTTATTGGTACCATGCACACAGTAAGGGACAGGAGCAGGATGGCCTATATGGGGCATTTGTAGTCTATCCCAAAGATCACCGGCCTGCTGCCAAGCATGAACAGGCAGAGCGTGATTACGTAGTGATGCTATCCGACTTTCACCAGAGCAAGAGTGACCAGATTCTAAATAACCTGAAGAAATCAGCAGAATATTATCAGAACCGGCGTGAAACCCTAGGTGATATCTGGCAGCAGGTAAAACGTGAAGGTTGGTCAGCTACCTGGAAAGACCGTTCTATGTGGAACCGGATGCGCATGCTAAAAACCGATTTATCGGATGTCACAGGTTATACTTTTCTGGTTAACGGCAAGACACCAAAGCAGAACTGGACAGGTCTGTTTAAATCAGGCGAGAAGGTCCGCTTACGTTTTATCAATGCCTCAGCCATGTCCTTTTTTGATATCCGAATCCCGGGCCTGAAAATGCATGTAGTGAGTGCAGATGGGCAGCCAGTTCAGCCAGTACCTGTAGATGAGTTCCGAATTGGTACAGCCGAAACCTATGATGCAATTGTCGAGCCCAAAGATAGTCATTACCAGATTGAGGCCGAATCAATTGATCGTACCGGCTTTGCACTTGCCTCATTGCATGATCAGGCGGATTCTGCCCGGCCCGCAACCCGGCAGCCTGATGCCAAACCACGTGCCTTGCTGACCATGGCTGATATGGGGATGCAACATGGCGGCCATAATAATGATATGGCCAATCAGCATGCCGGACATATGAGCAATAGCGACGCTCAGGGTGAGATACATTCCCAAATGCCCGTACCGGGCACAGACCATGCTGCCATGGATCATTCCAAAATGATGACTTCATCAAAAAAACAGGAAGCAGCAGAACAGCGGACTATGTCGGATATAACGGAGCAAAGATTATCACAAAGTACCACTACACCGGTCTATGGCTGGGCTAATGCCTCGACCCCTGCAGGACATAAAGCACTCACTTATGCAGACTTAAAATCCTTAAATCCTCAATCTGACCAGCGTCAGCCTGAACAGGAGCTGGTCATCCGTCTGGGGGGGAATATGGAGCGCTATGTCTGGACTATGAATGGTAAGAAATTTACTGAGGCTGAGCCTTTACAGGTGAAATATGGTGAGCGTATCCGGCTAAAATTTATCAATGACAGCATGATGGCCCATCCGATGCATTTGCATGGCATGTTTATGCAGTTGGAAAATGGTCAGCCGCTGGCAAACATGCCGAATAAGCACACTGTGATTGTACCGCCAGGCCAGACCGTCACGGCTTTACTCACCGCCGATGAGTTGGGTGAATGGGCGATTCATTGTCATCTGCTTTATCACATGAGTGCCGGTATGATGAATAAACTGGTAGTAGCCCAAGTTGGATCAGCAACTCATACGCCAGCAGCAAGTCACTCGTCACAAGGAGCTGGGCATGCACATCACTAA
- a CDS encoding copper resistance protein B, whose protein sequence is MHITKLCNRLLIGSGILLLSNISLAETLHDHQDKLQQQSVTTQKTMRVTSEAQAHANHIREHGGQIFQRTELEHRWIWNPDGQGTLKTELESRIGTDENRLFIKGHIHKAESEQTDYDIAALYSRAISDFWDVQTGVRYRYTERQPEQQEQLDAMLGLHGLAPYFFETDAYLYAGKDQQLSFNLKSERDLLVTQKLILQPYVESELVLSDDSKYARKKGLSSLQLGVQTRYEINKRVMPFIDVAYAYEKGREATVWQQETSSEKDWQYGLGLKLIF, encoded by the coding sequence ATGCACATCACTAAGTTATGTAATCGTCTGCTAATTGGTAGTGGTATTTTGCTTTTAAGCAATATAAGCCTTGCTGAAACTTTGCATGACCATCAGGACAAGTTACAGCAGCAATCTGTTACAACGCAGAAAACCATGAGGGTAACTTCAGAAGCACAAGCTCATGCCAACCATATACGTGAACATGGTGGACAAATTTTTCAACGTACTGAACTTGAGCATCGTTGGATCTGGAATCCGGATGGACAGGGAACACTAAAAACCGAACTTGAAAGCCGAATCGGAACAGATGAGAACAGGCTGTTTATAAAAGGTCATATTCATAAGGCTGAGTCAGAACAGACAGATTATGATATTGCCGCTTTGTATAGCCGGGCTATTTCCGACTTCTGGGACGTGCAGACCGGTGTGCGTTACCGCTACACAGAGCGGCAACCAGAACAGCAGGAGCAGCTAGACGCCATGCTTGGATTGCATGGTCTGGCGCCCTATTTCTTTGAAACAGATGCCTATCTGTATGCTGGAAAAGACCAGCAACTCTCTTTTAACTTGAAGAGTGAGCGTGATCTGCTAGTAACGCAAAAGCTGATTTTACAACCTTATGTTGAGTCAGAGCTGGTGTTAAGTGATGATTCAAAGTATGCGCGTAAAAAAGGTTTATCCAGTTTGCAACTGGGTGTGCAGACCCGTTATGAAATTAATAAGCGAGTCATGCCTTTTATTGATGTGGCTTATGCCTATGAGAAAGGGCGTGAAGCTACAGTTTGGCAGCAAGAAACCTCGTCAGAAAAAGACTGGCAGTACGGACTTGGTCTGAAACTGATTTTTTAA
- the maiA gene encoding maleylacetoacetate isomerase — protein sequence MKLYSYFRSSAAYRVRIALNLKGLHYELVPVHLLKNGGEQRSEAYCRMNPTALVPTLTDGDFNLGQSMSILEYLEETHPETPLLPKDAHSRARIRAFCQSIACDIHPVNNLRVLQYLSQTLQIGETAKSEWYAHWVTEGFKALEALLHDSNGSYCFNDTPTLADCCLIPQVYNAKRFNIDLTAFPKIECIYTHCSTLSAFQNAAPEAQSDAA from the coding sequence ATGAAGCTGTATAGTTACTTCCGTAGTTCCGCGGCTTATCGGGTGCGTATTGCCCTGAATCTTAAAGGACTGCACTACGAACTTGTGCCTGTACATCTGCTGAAAAATGGAGGCGAACAGCGTTCTGAAGCTTACTGCCGCATGAACCCAACTGCACTGGTGCCTACGCTCACAGATGGAGACTTCAATCTGGGCCAGTCCATGAGTATCTTAGAGTATCTTGAAGAAACTCATCCTGAAACGCCCCTCTTACCCAAAGATGCACATTCGCGAGCAAGAATTCGGGCATTTTGTCAGAGTATTGCTTGTGATATTCATCCGGTGAACAATCTGCGGGTATTACAGTATTTAAGTCAAACCCTGCAAATTGGTGAAACAGCAAAATCTGAATGGTACGCCCATTGGGTGACTGAAGGTTTTAAAGCACTTGAAGCTTTATTACACGACTCAAATGGCAGCTACTGTTTTAACGATACTCCTACACTGGCAGACTGCTGCCTGATTCCTCAGGTCTATAACGCCAAGCGTTTTAATATTGACCTGACAGCTTTCCCCAAAATTGAATGTATTTATACACACTGCTCAACATTGAGCGCATTCCAGAATGCTGCGCCAGAAGCGCAGTCGGATGCCGCATAA